Proteins from a single region of Chloroflexota bacterium:
- a CDS encoding class I SAM-dependent methyltransferase — protein MPFTIEKGSPDRVVVPEEASAESAPMLDEHRNTNRANWDSRVPAHLASEFYGVEDFVAGARTLTQAVDFDRAHLGEVRGQSLLHLQCHIGLDTLSWARLGATVTGIDFSERSIEAARDIGRRSGVPGRFVLADVHEAPQVLPETFDIVYASEGVLCWLPSVTAWARVVRRFTRPGGTFYIRDGHPLAHALDDERSDGRLVITQPYFEGDAIRYDEPGTYTGDDAEIRDTTTYEWNHSLGEIVSAIAAQGFRIESLKEYPFAGYQALPEMVQGDDGWWRLLDRPERLPSLFGLKATLPPDAEPAQ, from the coding sequence ATGCCCTTTACCATCGAAAAGGGCTCGCCCGACCGAGTGGTCGTGCCTGAAGAGGCTTCGGCAGAATCCGCACCCATGCTCGACGAACATCGAAACACCAACCGCGCCAACTGGGACTCGCGCGTTCCCGCGCACCTGGCTTCGGAGTTCTACGGCGTCGAGGACTTCGTCGCGGGCGCTCGGACGCTCACCCAGGCGGTGGACTTCGATCGCGCCCACCTCGGCGAGGTCCGGGGGCAATCCCTGCTCCACCTGCAGTGCCACATCGGCCTCGACACGCTGTCGTGGGCGCGGCTTGGCGCCACGGTCACCGGCATCGACTTCTCCGAGCGCTCGATCGAGGCGGCGCGCGATATTGGCCGCCGCAGCGGCGTCCCGGGTCGATTCGTCCTGGCCGACGTCCACGAGGCGCCCCAGGTCCTCCCCGAGACGTTCGACATCGTCTATGCCAGCGAGGGCGTGCTTTGCTGGCTGCCCTCGGTGACGGCCTGGGCGCGCGTCGTCCGACGGTTCACGCGTCCCGGCGGGACCTTCTACATCCGCGATGGGCATCCCCTCGCGCACGCGCTCGACGACGAGCGCTCCGACGGGCGGCTGGTGATCACGCAGCCGTACTTCGAGGGTGACGCCATCCGCTACGACGAGCCCGGCACCTACACCGGGGACGATGCCGAGATTAGGGACACCACGACCTACGAGTGGAACCACAGCCTGGGTGAGATCGTCAGCGCGATTGCCGCTCAGGGCTTCCGCATCGAGTCGCTGAAGGAATATCCGTTCGCCGGCTACCAGGCGCTGCCCGAAATGGTCCAGGGCGACGACGGCTGGTGGCGGCTGCTGGACCGACCCGAACGGCTGCCGTCGCTCTTCGGACTGAAGGCCACGCTGCCGCCCGACGCCGAGCCGGCGCAGTGA
- a CDS encoding GNAT family N-acetyltransferase — MTEPADLLDLHLAALFTQDEQGNLVATNDPEPDQVAAPRLYLGRSTERCVLRFRRGMDESTRAVLRNLAAPDLTSNDPNREPVNRAAIEALLAAEQPIQNIYFGPAFRFPDVESAANTLRHSGSAPSTWKGEGWGGGQGDGDPTSGGRRVGPVPSPLVGAGKGNPGAGSGLPTTYAKAPGSRRSGDIPSPLTGEGQGEGDPGKGSEPPANHARVLEGGSLGPPDLIEITPCTTNRLSPEFAWLADELTVRDPVMAVVVDGMAVSVCFSARSTSAASEAGVETLPGHRGRRYAGAVTAAWADAVRRQGRIPLYSTSWPNKASRRVAARLGLIQYATDFHIT; from the coding sequence TTGACTGAACCCGCCGACCTTCTCGATCTGCACCTCGCCGCCCTGTTCACCCAGGACGAGCAGGGAAACCTCGTCGCCACCAACGACCCCGAACCCGACCAGGTCGCGGCTCCCCGCCTCTACCTCGGTCGAAGCACCGAACGCTGCGTGCTCCGCTTCCGACGCGGCATGGACGAATCAACCCGAGCCGTCCTGCGCAACCTGGCGGCCCCGGACTTGACCTCAAACGATCCCAACCGCGAACCGGTCAATCGCGCGGCAATCGAAGCGCTGCTCGCCGCCGAGCAACCGATCCAGAACATCTACTTCGGCCCGGCATTCAGGTTCCCAGATGTCGAATCAGCTGCGAATACCCTCCGTCATTCCGGTTCAGCCCCCTCCACCTGGAAGGGAGAGGGCTGGGGAGGGGGTCAGGGCGATGGTGATCCGACTTCTGGCGGGCGGAGGGTGGGCCCGGTCCCCTCTCCCTTGGTGGGAGCGGGTAAGGGTAATCCGGGCGCCGGGAGTGGATTGCCGACCACCTACGCAAAGGCCCCCGGAAGCCGCAGGTCGGGCGATATCCCCTCTCCCTTGACGGGAGAGGGCCAGGGTGAGGGTGATCCGGGCAAGGGCAGTGAGCCTCCGGCCAACCACGCAAGAGTCCTCGAAGGCGGAAGTCTTGGGCCGCCCGACCTCATCGAGATCACCCCCTGCACCACCAACCGGCTCAGCCCCGAATTCGCCTGGCTGGCCGACGAGCTGACGGTCCGCGACCCCGTCATGGCCGTGGTCGTCGACGGCATGGCGGTATCGGTCTGCTTCAGCGCCCGCTCGACCTCCGCCGCGTCCGAGGCCGGCGTCGAGACCCTCCCCGGGCACCGCGGCCGCCGCTACGCCGGAGCCGTCACGGCAGCCTGGGCGGACGCGGTGCGACGCCAGGGCCGCATCCCCCTCTACAGCACCTCGTGGCCCAACAAAGCCTCACGCCGCGTCGCCGCCCGCCTGGGCCTCATCCAATACGCCACCGACTTCCACATCACGTAG
- a CDS encoding GNAT family N-acetyltransferase, whose product MGNVAIVEGIETEFVDDALRVAFDAFAKKFRLGFRDADDLIRLFHDSVDTTSCFSASVDGHFAGILTLRSGSREFFHLSLTALFFRFTPVRAFRMLGNLLLLSEGVGPDEFIVEALAVDPSFRGLGVGTALMQAAEAKARTIGKHTMSLGVITENEGAIRLYQRLGYTTTKTWDGFLVRLVAGSTAVHRMEKSVGGE is encoded by the coding sequence GTGGGAAATGTCGCGATCGTCGAGGGCATCGAAACGGAATTCGTCGACGACGCCCTGCGGGTGGCCTTCGACGCCTTCGCCAAGAAGTTTCGCCTGGGCTTCCGCGACGCGGACGACCTGATCCGGCTCTTTCACGACTCGGTCGACACGACCAGCTGCTTCTCGGCCTCGGTGGATGGACACTTCGCCGGCATCCTGACCCTTAGGTCGGGCAGCCGGGAGTTCTTTCACCTGAGCCTGACTGCCTTGTTCTTTCGCTTCACGCCCGTGCGGGCGTTCCGCATGCTGGGCAACCTGCTCTTACTGTCCGAGGGCGTTGGCCCCGACGAGTTCATCGTGGAGGCCCTGGCCGTCGATCCGTCGTTCCGCGGCCTGGGCGTCGGCACCGCCCTGATGCAAGCCGCCGAGGCAAAGGCCCGCACCATTGGCAAGCACACCATGTCGCTGGGCGTAATCACCGAAAACGAAGGCGCCATCCGCCTCTACCAGCGGCTCGGCTACACCACCACCAAAACCTGGGACGGCTTCCTGGTCCGGCTGGTGGCGGGATCAACTGCCGTGCATCGCATGGAGAAGTCCGTGGGCGGCGAGTGA
- a CDS encoding ABC transporter permease, producing MTDEFRPALLAVWASFLCRWQEIGRAKVRLLSLLVNVATLLIPLLLAQLAFGSEGFAASGGGEHVVAFVAVGWLALHVAQSAATGTQSYLRWGNETGVLPHLCTTRVARWVPIAGVTLFELATMLVLAVAVLVAVLLVAGGFPAASLLSIPVILLSLVGFAGMGLAWGSVALVVRQWQVPRLFDSIAFLLAGAAFPIAVLPAEIRWLSYGLPHTYALDAMRHTLLGTPTLIPLWAEILILCLTAVVAGIGGVAIFNRLDRYATRHGLVGLYT from the coding sequence ATGACGGACGAATTTCGACCCGCGCTGCTGGCGGTGTGGGCATCGTTCCTATGCCGATGGCAGGAGATCGGACGCGCCAAGGTCCGTTTGCTGTCCCTCTTGGTCAACGTGGCGACGCTCCTCATCCCCCTGCTGTTGGCGCAGCTGGCGTTCGGCAGCGAGGGATTCGCGGCCAGCGGCGGCGGGGAGCACGTCGTCGCGTTCGTCGCCGTCGGGTGGCTCGCGCTGCATGTCGCCCAAAGTGCAGCCACGGGGACCCAGAGCTATCTGCGCTGGGGGAATGAGACTGGCGTGTTGCCGCACCTCTGTACCACTCGAGTCGCGCGATGGGTGCCGATTGCCGGCGTGACGCTGTTTGAGCTGGCGACCATGCTTGTATTGGCGGTCGCCGTCCTGGTCGCCGTGTTGCTGGTCGCAGGCGGGTTTCCGGCAGCGAGCCTCCTTAGCATTCCCGTGATTCTGCTCAGCCTGGTCGGATTCGCTGGCATGGGGCTGGCCTGGGGCAGCGTGGCACTGGTGGTCCGGCAGTGGCAGGTCCCGCGACTATTCGACAGCATCGCCTTCCTGCTCGCGGGCGCGGCCTTTCCGATCGCCGTCCTGCCGGCCGAGATTCGCTGGCTGAGCTACGGCCTGCCCCACACCTACGCCCTGGATGCCATGCGCCACACGCTGCTCGGAACGCCCACACTGATCCCCCTCTGGGCCGAGATCTTGATCCTGTGCCTCACCGCCGTCGTCGCCGGCATCGGCGGCGTCGCCATCTTCAACCGCCTCGACCGCTACGCCACCCGCCACGGGCTGGTGGGGCTGTATACATAG
- a CDS encoding ABC transporter permease has protein sequence MSASELWRRALAHLAAFVAVAGKASRIQRREGWFWQIGVVAALTTALPVVLNARALAGPDEAQAATFAAAAGTDNYLAFATIGTVVMVWIATTMQSVAIGLSSERHMGTLGIAWTSLTPRTLILAADAAGRALAQIAFAVVMFAAVWLLFRFELSLVPPALVLVLVTAVTASIAVGVLMAGFVMRYREAGILFGTFTVASGVFAGIAYPTTVLPEWAQAVGHALPLTWIARGLRAALVFGDAPEAYLTAAVLLGMTLVLAAVGWWLFARFDRATRRRGLLEAF, from the coding sequence TTGAGCGCGTCTGAGCTCTGGCGCCGAGCCCTAGCGCACCTCGCGGCGTTCGTAGCGGTTGCCGGCAAGGCCTCGCGAATCCAGCGGCGCGAGGGATGGTTCTGGCAAATTGGCGTGGTCGCCGCGTTGACAACGGCACTGCCCGTAGTGCTCAACGCTCGCGCGCTGGCCGGACCGGACGAGGCGCAGGCCGCGACCTTCGCGGCCGCGGCGGGCACCGACAACTACCTCGCGTTCGCCACCATTGGCACCGTCGTCATGGTCTGGATCGCGACGACCATGCAATCGGTCGCGATCGGGCTCTCCAGCGAGCGACACATGGGCACGCTCGGGATCGCCTGGACCTCGCTCACTCCTCGAACGCTCATCCTGGCCGCGGATGCCGCGGGCCGAGCGCTGGCGCAGATCGCTTTTGCCGTCGTGATGTTCGCGGCCGTGTGGCTGCTGTTTCGCTTCGAATTGAGCCTCGTCCCGCCGGCGCTGGTGTTGGTACTGGTCACTGCCGTCACGGCCAGCATCGCGGTTGGCGTGTTGATGGCCGGATTCGTCATGCGGTATCGGGAAGCCGGAATCCTGTTCGGCACGTTCACCGTTGCGTCGGGAGTCTTCGCCGGCATCGCGTACCCGACCACCGTCCTCCCGGAGTGGGCGCAGGCGGTGGGACACGCGCTGCCGCTCACCTGGATTGCCCGCGGACTCCGGGCCGCGCTGGTCTTCGGCGACGCCCCGGAGGCGTATCTGACGGCGGCCGTGTTGTTGGGCATGACCCTCGTCCTGGCCGCCGTCGGATGGTGGCTGTTCGCGCGATTCGACCGCGCCACACGCCGCCGCGGCTTGCTGGAGGCGTTTTGA
- a CDS encoding ABC transporter ATP-binding protein translates to MEREPTHLIETQGLTKHFEPRVPRSRPWEIVRRRAPNVSGEPIVAVCDLNLRIPAGECYGLLGPNGAGKTTTVKMLSTLLEPTAGAALVCGYDTVRHGSDVRGSIGVMFAGERGLYWRLTGRENLELFGRMEYMTGSAIRERTKRLLDHLGLADRADQLVETYSTGMKQRLNLARTLLHDPPVLMLDEPTAALDPSAARGTRRLIRELSGEGKAVLLTTHSMHEAEEICDRVGIIHRGALVAEGAPRELIREAGLEPRLELRLSGDLQAARTALGDQALWWGDAADDGSIEAAVRAADGWRTAHDLDERLRRDGVTIEDARLRDATLEDAFIKLTGARLEDPFERV, encoded by the coding sequence ATGGAGCGCGAACCCACGCACCTGATCGAAACGCAGGGACTCACCAAGCACTTCGAGCCGCGCGTCCCCCGCAGCCGTCCGTGGGAGATCGTGCGGCGGCGAGCGCCCAACGTTTCCGGCGAACCGATCGTAGCGGTATGCGACCTGAACCTGCGGATTCCGGCGGGCGAGTGCTATGGCCTGCTGGGCCCGAACGGCGCGGGCAAGACGACGACCGTCAAGATGCTCTCCACCCTGCTGGAGCCCACCGCCGGCGCCGCGCTCGTCTGCGGCTACGACACTGTGCGTCACGGTTCAGACGTGCGCGGCAGCATCGGCGTCATGTTCGCCGGCGAGCGCGGGCTCTACTGGCGGCTGACCGGACGCGAGAACCTCGAGCTATTCGGTCGCATGGAGTACATGACCGGGTCGGCCATCCGCGAGCGCACCAAGCGCCTGCTGGACCACCTGGGGCTGGCGGATCGCGCCGATCAGCTGGTTGAGACTTACAGCACGGGCATGAAGCAGCGCCTCAACCTGGCCCGCACGCTGCTCCACGACCCGCCGGTGCTCATGCTGGACGAGCCCACCGCGGCGCTGGACCCGTCCGCCGCGCGCGGGACGCGCCGGCTGATTCGCGAGCTGAGCGGCGAGGGCAAAGCCGTTTTGCTCACCACGCACAGCATGCACGAGGCCGAAGAGATTTGTGACCGCGTCGGCATCATTCACCGCGGCGCGCTGGTGGCCGAGGGCGCCCCGCGGGAGCTGATCCGCGAAGCTGGTCTGGAGCCGCGACTCGAGCTGCGCCTCAGCGGCGACCTCCAGGCCGCCCGGACGGCCCTAGGCGACCAGGCGCTGTGGTGGGGCGACGCGGCGGACGATGGGTCCATCGAGGCGGCGGTGCGGGCGGCGGACGGATGGCGCACGGCCCACGATCTCGATGAACGGCTGCGCCGGGACGGCGTGACCATCGAGGACGCCCGTCTGCGCGACGCCACGCTCGAGGACGCCTTCATCAAGCTCACGGGCGCCCGCCTGGAGGATCCGTTTGAGCGCGTCTGA
- a CDS encoding HAD-IA family hydrolase, producing the protein MADRRRGWNGGASVRAVVFDLFNTLTPPVDDAAFRAASIEMARAVGAEPHAFSQSWSDLWQERYDGTFPTVQACVRGVCEAIGVRASAAAIDEASRIRVDCTRRVLQPRPDALTTLARLRALGLRTALVSNCIPEVPLLWPAMPYADAIDVPLFSCAEGLTKPDPAIYLRACERLRVDPTDCMYVGDGAQGELTGAQRVGMRVLLITTPGRPAPELSEQESWRGESIDALGELPGLITASGSAAAN; encoded by the coding sequence ATGGCCGACCGTCGCCGAGGGTGGAACGGCGGTGCATCGGTGCGGGCGGTGGTCTTCGATCTCTTCAATACGCTGACGCCGCCGGTCGACGACGCAGCGTTTAGGGCGGCGAGCATCGAGATGGCCCGTGCCGTCGGCGCGGAACCCCACGCCTTCTCGCAATCATGGTCCGACCTTTGGCAGGAGCGATATGACGGCACATTTCCGACCGTCCAGGCGTGCGTGCGAGGCGTCTGTGAAGCAATCGGAGTGCGAGCCAGTGCCGCGGCCATTGACGAGGCGTCACGAATTCGCGTCGATTGCACGCGGCGCGTCTTGCAACCGCGACCAGACGCGCTGACCACGCTGGCTCGGCTGCGCGCGCTGGGCCTCCGGACAGCCCTCGTCAGCAACTGCATTCCAGAGGTCCCGCTCCTATGGCCCGCAATGCCCTACGCCGACGCGATCGACGTGCCGCTATTTTCCTGCGCGGAGGGGCTGACCAAGCCCGATCCGGCCATCTACTTGCGCGCGTGCGAGCGCCTGAGAGTTGATCCAACGGACTGCATGTACGTGGGTGACGGCGCGCAAGGTGAGCTCACGGGTGCACAGCGTGTCGGCATGCGAGTCCTTCTCATCACGACGCCGGGCAGGCCCGCTCCGGAGCTTTCGGAACAAGAGTCGTGGCGGGGAGAGTCGATCGACGCGCTGGGCGAGCTTCCCGGTCTAATCACCGCCTCAGGATCCGCCGCGGCCAATTGA
- a CDS encoding HAD family hydrolase, with protein sequence MAAVVFDLFNTLTLPVDRSMFRASLTEMACAVGAEPDAFAQAWSDTWRERFSRAYPTAEADVRSVCTVIGLHIDTEGIRRASQIRAEFARRTLRPRADAVATLVRLRSLDLRTALISDCSPPVPALWSATPFAQWIEEPLFSCAEGLIKPDPALYLRACERLAVAPGACVYVGDGGNGELSGAERVGMRAILIRTPATSAAYDSERTSWPGEAIDALGELPELIIRAGIAAAD encoded by the coding sequence GTGGCGGCGGTGGTCTTCGATCTGTTCAACACCCTCACCCTGCCGGTCGATCGGTCGATGTTCCGCGCCTCGCTGACGGAGATGGCCTGCGCCGTCGGCGCGGAGCCCGATGCTTTCGCACAAGCCTGGTCCGACACGTGGCGGGAGCGATTCAGCCGCGCATATCCAACGGCCGAAGCCGATGTTCGGAGCGTATGCACCGTGATTGGCTTACACATTGATACCGAGGGAATACGCCGGGCATCGCAAATCCGCGCCGAGTTCGCGCGGCGCACCCTTCGGCCGCGGGCCGACGCGGTCGCCACGCTGGTTCGGCTGCGCTCATTGGACCTCCGCACCGCGCTGATCAGTGACTGCTCGCCCCCAGTCCCGGCCCTCTGGTCGGCGACGCCGTTCGCCCAGTGGATCGAGGAGCCCCTGTTCTCCTGTGCGGAGGGGCTGATCAAGCCCGATCCCGCTCTCTACCTGCGGGCATGTGAGCGACTCGCGGTGGCCCCGGGGGCCTGCGTCTACGTGGGCGATGGCGGCAATGGCGAACTCAGCGGCGCCGAGCGCGTCGGCATGCGCGCGATTCTTATCCGGACGCCCGCGACTTCCGCTGCCTATGATTCGGAGCGAACCTCGTGGCCGGGCGAAGCGATCGACGCGCTCGGCGAGCTTCCCGAGCTCATCATTCGAGCGGGAATCGCCGCTGCCGATTGA
- a CDS encoding MDR family MFS transporter: protein MTSSAPDSAHPADAEPLPRRHIVLTMGGLMLAMFLASLDQTIVSTAMPRIVADLGGFDRFTWVTTAYLVASTTVVPIAGRLSDLYGRKAFFLGGICVFLVGSILAGLSQSMDQLIAFRAIQGIGGGGIMAMSLTTIGDLFSPAERGKYQGVVAGVYGLSSVIGPTLGGFITDSLSWNWVFYVNLPVGLPVVALFIRFFPNIRPVGRIHRLDYAGMALLALIVVPLLIGLSLGGIQYEWLSPQIIGILAFAAVMILVFVAVERRASDPIMPLSIYSNRTVSVSLVAVFLTGFGMFGSIIFIPLFFQGVLGASATSSGSFLTPMMLGMVVAAGLAGQTLSRLGGHYRIQGLIGIVVMGVGVALMSRMTAETSFGQAVAGVVITGIGLGITFPSFTIAVQNAVPPNLLGAATSATQFYRSVGGALGLAVLGSYMANRFATGLYDALPPPIRQALPEGQLAEMSNNPQALVNPEALDQLQAGFAGRGPQGAKMLDQLLATLRETLTTAIGDVFLLVTAALAIAFVVTMFLKEIPLRTQRPGARHD from the coding sequence ATGACGAGCAGCGCCCCGGACTCCGCCCACCCGGCGGACGCCGAACCGCTCCCACGCCGGCACATCGTCTTGACCATGGGCGGGCTCATGCTCGCCATGTTCCTGGCCTCGCTGGACCAGACGATCGTGAGCACGGCCATGCCGCGCATCGTCGCCGACCTGGGCGGGTTCGACCGGTTCACCTGGGTCACCACGGCCTATCTGGTCGCGTCCACCACGGTGGTGCCCATCGCCGGGCGGCTGTCGGACCTCTACGGGCGCAAGGCCTTCTTCCTCGGCGGCATCTGCGTTTTCCTTGTTGGATCGATCCTCGCCGGCCTGAGCCAGTCCATGGACCAGCTCATCGCCTTCCGCGCGATTCAGGGCATCGGCGGCGGCGGCATCATGGCCATGTCCTTGACCACCATCGGCGATCTGTTCTCCCCCGCGGAGCGCGGCAAATACCAAGGCGTGGTGGCCGGGGTGTACGGCCTCTCATCGGTGATTGGCCCCACCCTCGGCGGATTCATCACCGACAGCCTGTCCTGGAACTGGGTCTTCTACGTCAACCTGCCCGTGGGCCTGCCGGTGGTCGCCCTGTTTATTCGCTTCTTCCCCAACATCAGGCCCGTGGGACGGATTCACCGCCTGGACTACGCGGGCATGGCGCTGCTCGCGCTGATCGTGGTGCCGCTGCTCATCGGCTTGTCGCTGGGCGGCATTCAGTACGAGTGGCTCTCGCCCCAGATCATTGGCATCCTCGCCTTCGCCGCCGTCATGATCCTGGTCTTCGTGGCGGTGGAACGGCGGGCCAGCGACCCCATCATGCCGCTGAGCATCTACTCCAACCGCACGGTGAGCGTGTCGCTCGTCGCCGTCTTCCTCACCGGATTCGGCATGTTCGGGTCCATCATCTTCATTCCGCTGTTCTTCCAAGGCGTGCTCGGAGCGTCAGCGACCAGCAGCGGCTCGTTCCTCACGCCAATGATGCTGGGCATGGTGGTGGCGGCGGGGCTGGCCGGGCAGACCCTGTCGCGCCTGGGCGGGCACTACCGCATCCAAGGCCTGATCGGCATCGTCGTCATGGGGGTCGGGGTGGCGTTGATGTCGCGAATGACCGCCGAAACGTCGTTCGGCCAGGCGGTCGCCGGCGTCGTCATCACGGGCATCGGTCTCGGAATCACATTTCCGAGCTTCACCATTGCGGTGCAGAACGCGGTTCCGCCCAATCTGCTCGGCGCCGCGACTTCGGCGACCCAGTTCTATCGCTCCGTGGGCGGCGCCTTGGGCCTGGCGGTGCTCGGCTCATACATGGCCAACCGGTTCGCCACCGGACTCTACGACGCGCTGCCACCGCCGATCCGGCAGGCGCTGCCCGAGGGCCAACTCGCGGAGATGTCCAACAACCCGCAAGCGCTGGTGAATCCGGAGGCGCTGGATCAGCTGCAGGCCGGGTTCGCGGGCCGTGGGCCGCAGGGCGCCAAAATGCTGGATCAACTTCTCGCCACGCTGCGCGAGACGCTGACAACGGCCATTGGCGACGTGTTCCTGCTGGTGACCGCGGCGCTGGCCATTGCCTTCGTGGTGACGATGTTTCTCAAGGAGATCCCGTTGCGCACGCAGCGGCCGGGAGCGCGACACGACTGA
- a CDS encoding antitoxin: protein MRRRLRLILHEYTIRALPGIARRKRVTIAEWVRRALRRASGSRQWTVDAKLRAIARASRHEFPTADVEDMLREIEPR from the coding sequence ATGCGCCGCCGACTCCGCCTGATCCTGCACGAATACACGATTCGAGCACTGCCGGGCATTGCCCGACGGAAACGAGTGACCATTGCGGAGTGGGTCCGCCGGGCCTTGCGTCGGGCGAGCGGCAGTCGTCAATGGACGGTCGATGCCAAGCTGCGCGCCATCGCCAGGGCGTCCCGCCACGAGTTCCCGACCGCCGATGTTGAGGACATGCTTCGGGAAATCGAGCCTCGATGA